The following coding sequences are from one Dermacentor silvarum isolate Dsil-2018 chromosome 4, BIME_Dsil_1.4, whole genome shotgun sequence window:
- the LOC119450320 gene encoding glycoprotein 3-alpha-L-fucosyltransferase A: protein MHVVGWQLPKRSHRSGYCRALVEGWRMAKRSTRWHWFRESGSHGPSKNHAWVPGRRASVKQHCHQPPLTTQWQCWGLPWRSMFPAKKLRLRRLLAWAAGLSFCTVLLVGLREQQQAPALPEVAQHDVNAIGGQRAADQQPLPGQAPAPGVPLVARTNAVRSKAASQGQAGSPDRPWYMSGGRRRPLPGDTGSLWPHEDSGDRIEQQLMFVPEDYKRNSTRIKKILLMRGLGGWGDLPRGRAVFLRDKCPVDTCEIVTSQEEAPDADAVLFKDRFVAPKYRRPWHQVWILYLLECPYHTQSFINFKNIFNWTATYRHDSDIVAPYEKFVRYDDGGSTTARPSAPASAPRNKTKKVAWFVSNCAARNQRLQFARKLAAYIDVDIYGTCGSLKCPRARAGHCFELLDRDYKFYLAFENSNCKDYITEKFFVNGLGRDVVPIVMGARPLDYVRASPDRSFIHVEDFPSAKALAEYLHLLDRNETLYNEYLRWKGSGEFINTYFWCRLCAMLHAPPLPKVYPDIGAWWAGPGTCRSDRWRDFKPKQDPVAYVLT, encoded by the exons AGGAGCACACGGTGGCACTGGTTCCGGGAGTCCGGGAGTCACGGCCCCAGCAAGAACCACGCATGGGTTCCAGGCCGTCGGGCATCTGTCAAG CAGCATTGCCACCAGCCGCCGTTGACAACGCAGTGGCAGTGCTGGGGCCTGCCATGGCGTAGCATGTTCCCGGCCAAGAAGCTCCGGCTCCGGCGACTACTCGCCTGGGCCGCCGGTCTCAGCTTCTGTACCGTGCTGCTGGTCGGACTCCGGGAGCAGCAGCAGGCGCCCGCACTGCCCGAAGTTGCGCAGCACGATGTCAACGCCATCGGAGGGCAGCGTGCCGCGGACCAGCAGCCGCTCCCTGGACAAGCACCGGCGCCAGGCGTGCCGCTGGTGGCCAGGACCAACGCCGTGCGAAGCAAGGCA GCGTCGCAGGGCCAAGCCGGCTCCCCCGACCGTCCCTGGTACATGAGCGGTGGTCGGCGGCGGCCGCTGCCCGGCGATACGGGCAGCCTGTGGCCGCACGAGGACTCCGGCGACCGCATCGAGCAGCAGCTGATGTTCGTGCCCGAGGACTACAAGCGGAACAGCACGCGGATCAAGAAGATCCTGCTCATGCGCGGACTCGGCGGATGGGGGGACCTGCCTAGGG GACGGGCGGTGTTCCTGCGCGACAAGTGTCCCGTGGACACGTGCGAGATCGTGACGTCACAGGAGGAAGCGCCCGACGCGGACGCGGTCCTCTTCAAGGACCGCTTCGTGGCCCCCAAGTACCGGCGCCCCTGGCACCAGGTGTGGATCCTGTACCTGCTCGAGTGTCCCTACCACACGCAGTCCTTCATCAACTTCAAGAACATCTTCAACTGGACGGCCACGTATAG GCACGACTCGGACATAGTGGCGCCGTACGAAAAGTTCGTCCGCTACGATGACGGCGGCAGCACGACTGCGCGGCCCTCGGCGCCAGCGTCTGCGCCGCGCAATAAGACCAAGAAAGTTGCCTGGTTCGTGTCCAACTGCGCGGCGCGCAACCAGCGGCTGCAGTTCGCGCGCAAGCTGGCCGCCTACATCGACGTCGATATTTACGGCACGTGCGGCTCACTCAAGTGCCCCCGTGCGCGGGCCGGCCACTGCTTCGAGCTGCTGGACCGCGACTACAAGTTCTACCTAGCCTTCGAGAACTCCAACTGCAAGGACTACATCACCGAGAAGTTCTTCGTCAACGGTTTGGG GCGTGACGTGGTACCGATTGTGATGGGCGCCCGGCCCCTGGACTACGTGCGCGCATCGCCCGATCGCTCGTTCATCCACGTGGAGGACTTCCCGTCGGCGAAGGCGCTGGCCGAATACCTGCACCTGCTGGACCGCAACGAGACTCTGTACAACGAGTACCTGCGCTGGAAGGGCTCCGGAGAGTTCATCAACACTTACTTCTGGTGCCGCCTGTGCGCCATGCTGCACGCGCCGCCACTGCCAAAG GTGTACCCGGACATCGGCGCGTGGTGGGCGGGGCCCGGCACCTGCCGCAGCGACCGCTGGAGGGACTTCAAGCCCAAGCAGGACCCCGTGGCGTACGTGCTCACCTGA